From a single Nissabacter sp. SGAir0207 genomic region:
- the ampG gene encoding muropeptide MFS transporter AmpG, translating into MPSQTLSLFTQRNSAVMLLLGFASGLPLALTSGTLQAWMTVAGVDLKTIGFFSLVGQAYVFKFLWSPLMDRYTPPLMGRRRGWLLVAQLLLIVAIAAMGFMQPSGDLWWLAALAVAVAFLSASQDIVFDAYKTDLLSAEQRGAGAAVSVLGYRLAMLVSGGLALWIADRYLGWQATYWLMAGLMVIGVVTTLRAPEPEAHAAPPRSLEQAVAAPLRDFFGRNNAWLILSLIVLYKMGDAFAGSLSTTFLIRGVGFEAGEVGLVNKTLGLAATIVGALYGGALMQRLSLFRALLIFGLLQALSNAGYWLLAITDKNLLSMASAIFVENLCGGMGTAAFVALLMALCNKSFSATQFALLSALSAVGRVYVGPVAGWFVEAHGWPLFYLFSILAALPGLGLLLACRSTLEYAQQHDAFPARTQYAQGYRWALRLFTGGCLLLLGWVLLLAINALLGPVVQPLLTPLFEVGMALGLVGVAWGAGLDYAAQRQARALL; encoded by the coding sequence ATGCCCAGCCAAACCCTCAGCCTCTTTACCCAACGCAACAGCGCGGTGATGCTGCTGCTTGGCTTCGCCTCCGGCCTGCCGCTGGCGTTGACCTCCGGCACCCTGCAAGCCTGGATGACGGTGGCGGGGGTGGATCTGAAAACCATCGGCTTCTTCTCGCTGGTCGGGCAGGCGTATGTGTTCAAGTTCCTGTGGTCACCGCTGATGGACCGCTACACCCCACCGTTGATGGGGCGGCGGCGCGGTTGGCTGCTGGTGGCGCAGTTGCTGCTGATCGTGGCGATCGCCGCGATGGGCTTTATGCAGCCGTCGGGCGATCTCTGGTGGCTGGCGGCGCTGGCGGTGGCGGTGGCGTTCCTCTCCGCCTCCCAGGACATCGTGTTTGACGCCTATAAAACCGACCTGCTGAGCGCCGAGCAGCGCGGCGCTGGCGCGGCCGTTTCGGTGCTGGGCTATCGGCTGGCGATGCTGGTGTCGGGCGGGCTGGCGCTGTGGATTGCCGATCGCTACCTCGGCTGGCAGGCGACCTACTGGCTGATGGCCGGGCTGATGGTGATTGGGGTGGTGACCACCCTGCGCGCGCCCGAGCCTGAGGCGCACGCCGCGCCGCCGCGCTCGCTGGAGCAGGCGGTGGCCGCGCCACTGCGTGACTTCTTCGGCCGCAACAATGCCTGGCTGATTTTGAGCCTGATTGTGCTCTACAAGATGGGTGACGCCTTCGCTGGCAGCCTGAGCACCACGTTCCTGATCCGTGGCGTCGGTTTTGAGGCTGGCGAAGTGGGGTTGGTGAACAAGACCCTTGGGCTGGCGGCCACCATTGTCGGCGCGCTCTACGGCGGGGCGCTGATGCAGCGGCTGAGCCTGTTCCGCGCCCTGCTGATCTTCGGCCTGTTGCAAGCGCTCTCCAATGCCGGTTACTGGCTACTGGCCATCACCGACAAAAACCTGCTGAGCATGGCCAGCGCTATCTTTGTTGAGAACCTGTGCGGGGGCATGGGCACCGCGGCCTTTGTCGCGCTGCTGATGGCGCTGTGCAACAAATCCTTCTCCGCCACCCAGTTTGCGCTGCTCTCGGCGCTCTCGGCGGTGGGCCGGGTCTATGTCGGGCCGGTCGCTGGCTGGTTTGTCGAGGCGCATGGCTGGCCGCTCTTCTACCTCTTCTCCATCCTGGCGGCGCTGCCGGGGCTGGGGCTGCTGCTGGCCTGCCGCTCCACGCTGGAGTACGCGCAGCAACATGATGCCTTCCCCGCCCGCACGCAGTACGCGCAGGGTTACCGCTGGGCGCTGCGCCTGTTCACTGGCGGCTGCCTGCTGCTGTTGGGTTGGGTGCTGCTGCTGGCGATCAATGCCCTGCTGGGGCCGGTGGTGCAACCGCTGCTGACGCCGCTGTTTGAGGTCGGCATGGCGCTCGGCTTGGTAGGCGTGGCATGGGGCGCCGGGCTGGATTACGCCGCCCAACGACAGGCGCGCGCGCTGCTCTAA
- a CDS encoding lipoprotein yields the protein MFKKIIFPLLAMVMLAGCATNSNTLNVSPKIVLPTQDPTLMGVTVSINGADQRQDQALAKVNRDGQLVVLTPSRDLRFLLQEVLEKQMGARGYMIGANGAVDLQIVVNNLYADVQEGNLRYNITTKADISIIATAQNGSKQVKNYRSTYNVQGAFTATNDKITAAVNTVLGDVIADMAQDTSVSEFIKQNAR from the coding sequence ATGTTCAAGAAGATAATTTTCCCTTTACTGGCAATGGTGATGCTTGCCGGTTGTGCCACCAACAGCAATACCCTTAACGTGTCGCCGAAGATTGTCCTGCCGACCCAGGATCCGACGCTGATGGGCGTGACCGTCAGCATCAACGGCGCGGACCAGCGTCAGGATCAGGCACTGGCGAAGGTGAACCGCGACGGCCAACTGGTGGTGCTGACCCCTTCCCGCGACCTGCGCTTCCTGCTGCAAGAGGTGCTGGAGAAGCAGATGGGCGCCCGTGGCTACATGATTGGCGCCAATGGCGCGGTTGACCTGCAGATCGTGGTCAACAACCTCTATGCCGACGTGCAAGAGGGCAACCTGCGCTACAACATCACCACCAAGGCGGACATCTCCATCATCGCCACGGCGCAGAATGGCAGCAAACAGGTGAAAAACTACCGCTCCACCTATAACGTTCAAGGCGCGTTCACCGCGACCAATGACAAGATCACCGCCGCCGTCAACACCGTGCTGGGCGACGTGATTGCCGACATGGCGCAAGACACCAGCGTCAGCGAGTTCATCAAGCAGAACGCGCGTTAA